The Osmerus eperlanus chromosome 12, fOsmEpe2.1, whole genome shotgun sequence genome has a segment encoding these proteins:
- the LOC134030762 gene encoding COP9 signalosome complex subunit 1, whose protein sequence is MPLPVQVFNFQGAVEPMQIDADPQEDQQNAPDANYVVENPTLDLEQYASSYSGLMRIERLQFIAEHCPQLRAEALKMALSFVQRTFNVDVYEEIHRKLSEATREVPGPPDAVAEAGGADPPPLDTAWAESTRKKALLKLEKLDTDLKNYKGNSIKESIRRGHDDLGDHYLDCGDLSNALKCYSRARDYCTSAKHVINMCLNVIKVSVYLQNWSHVLSYVSKAESTPEIAEQRGERDCQSQAVLTKLKCAAGLAELASRKYKQAAKCFLLASFDHCDFPELLSPSNVAVYGGMCALATFDRQELQKNVISSSSFKLFLELEPQVRDIIFKFYESKYASCLKMLDEIKDNLLLDMYLAPHVRTLYTQIRNRALIQYFSPYVSADMTKMAQAFNTSVAALEDELTQLILEGLINARIDSHSKILYARDVDQRSTTFEKSIHMGKEFQRRAKAMILRAAVLRNQIHVKSPPREGSQGELNSANSQSRMSTNM, encoded by the exons ATGCCTTTGCCCGTGCAAGTCTTCAACTTTCAG GGGGCCGTTGAGCCCATGCAGATAGATGCAGACCCGCAGGAAGACCAGCAGAACGCCCCAGACGCCAACTACGTGGTGGAGAATCCAACATTG gACCTGGAGCAGTATGCATCCAGCTACAGCGGCCTGATGAGGATCGAGAGGCTGCAGTTCATCGCGGAGCACTGTCCCCAGCTGAGGGCCGAGGCCCTGAAGATGGCACTGTCCTTTGTCCAGAGGACCTTCAACGTGGACGTGTACGAGGAGATCCACCGCAAGCTCTCCGAGGCCACACG AGAGGTCCCGGGGCCCCCGGATGCTgtggcagaggcagggggggcagaCCCCCCTCCCTTGGACACCGCATGGGCAGAGTCTACGAGGAAAAAGGCCCTGCTCAAACTTGAGAAGCTTGACACAGACCTCAAGAACTACAAAGGCAACTCCATCAAAGAGAGCATCAG ACGGGGTCATGATGACCTGGGAGACCACTACCTAGACTGTGGTGACCTCAGCAACGCCCTCAAGTGCTACTCCCGCGCCCGAGACTACTGTACCAGCGCCAAGCATGTCATCAACATGTGTCTTAATGTCATCAAG GTCAGTGTCTACCTCCAGAACTGGTCCCATGTCCTCAGTTACGTCAGTAAAGCAGAGTCCACTCCAGAGATAGCAGAg CAACGAGGGGAGAGGGATTGTCAGAGTCAAGCCGTCCTCACTAAATTAAAATGTGCAGCAG gtCTAGCTGAACTGGCCTCCAGGAAGTATAAACAAGCAGCCAAGTGTTTCCTGCTGGCGTCCTTCGACCACTGTGACTTCCCAGAG CTCTTGTCCCCCAGTAACGTAGCTGTGTATGGAGGGATGTGTGCCCTAGCCACCTTCGACAGGCAGGAGCTACAGAAGAATGTCATCTCcagcag ctcctTCAAACTCTTCCTAGAGTTGGAACCCCAGGTTAGGGACATCATCTTCAAGTTCTATGAGTCTAAGTACGCTTCCTGTCTCAAAATGCTGGACGAAATCAAA GACAACCTGCTGTTGGATATGTACTTGGCCCCTCATGTACGGACCCTCTACACACAGATTAGAAACAGAGCCCTCATACAG tatttcaGCCCATACGTGTCAGCAGACATGACCAAGATGGCCCAGGCGTTCAACACCAGCGTGGCAGCCCTGGAGGACGAGCTCACCCAGCTCATACTGGAGGGGCTCATCAACGCACGCATCGACTCCCACAgcaag ATCCTGTATGCGCGTGATGTGGACCAGAGGAGCACCACGTTTGAGAAGTCCATCCACATGGGCAAGGAGTTCCAGAGACGAGCCAAAGCCATGATCCTGCGTGCCGCCGTGCTGAGAAACCAGATACACGTCAAG TCACCCCCCAGAGAGGGCAGCCAAGGGGAGCTCAACTCAGCCAACAGCCAATCACGAATGAGCACCAACATGTGA
- the LOC134031449 gene encoding gastrin/cholecystokinin type B receptor produces the protein MNLTNLYTKFGQLLSANVSLGGPQHEADNWTFANTNPFAVDVLFSGHEPGTIVLVVMYTLSFITGLGGNIMALLVLTRKRNRLAGASATRRLLVNLAVCDMMVVCVCMPVNLGHKVYNAWVFGDFMCRAVPFVQAVSVSASVLSLAVISLNRYYSVHNPLHARSFFTGRRILCMILVVWAVSSVLCLPLVFMNTTRTLSLLDGAHTVTVCVESWGKVKLRQGYNFLLFCSLYGFPVLFNLVICLLTGWKLWGTDDKLQEPSKYGIAQSVSRLKVRQRIAKMVLSLVLLFTLSWLPLYVVDIWIDFNMPETIGGEEGNHFEHEWIMQSRPFAQWLGLTNSALNPLCYCFVGNLYRSAKRFRESYRQKLSSVFSLSLQQSTMGSVRNFSLSHSRPPSNKRATEKRASKDCDNLDDRLTKSQSLSTVTVYETVFD, from the coding sequence ATGAATCTAACTAACCTCTACACTAAATTCGGACAATTGCTGTCAGCGAATGTGTCACTTGGTGGACCTCAACATGAAGCGGATAACTGGACTTTCGCAAATACCAATCCCTTCGCGGTGGACGTTTTATTTTCGGGACACGAGCCAGGCACCATCGTTCTGGTGGTTATGTACACGCTTTCTTTTATTACCGGACTCGGTGGGAACATCATGGCTCTCCTGGTGCTCACGCGCAAGAGGAACCGTTTGGCGGGGGCATCGGCTACGCGCCGGCTCCTGGTAAACCTGGCAGTATGTGACATGATggtcgtgtgcgtgtgtatgcccGTGAACCTGGGACACAAGGTTTATAACGCCTGGGTGTTTGGAGACTTCATGTGCCGCGCGGTGCCGTTCGTTCAGGCGGTGTCGGTGTCCGCCAGCGTTCTGAGCCTGGCTGTGATCAGCCTGAACCGGTACTACAGTGTACATAACCCACTCCACGCAAGGTCCTTCTTTACAGGGCGGCGGATACTCTGCATGATCTTGGTGGTGTGGGCTGTGTCGTCAGTTCTCTGCCTCCCGCTAGTGTTCATGAACACCACTCGGACCCTGTCTCTCCTGGACGGGGCGCACACCGTCACCGTGTGCGTGGAGAGCTGGGGCAAAGTTAAGCTGCGACAGGGCTACaacttcctcctcttctgttcGCTCTACGGATTCCCCGTGCTGTTCAACTTGGTCATCTGCCTGCTTACGGGATGGAAGCTATGGGGAACGGACGACAAACTCCAAGAACCAAGCAAATATGGTATTGCGCAATCAGTCTCTCGTCTAAAAGTTCGTCAAAGGATCGCCAAGATGGTGTTGTCTTTGGTACTGCTTTTCACATTGTCCTGGTTACCCCTATACGTGGTGGACATCTGGATAGATTTCAACATGCCGGAGACCATAGGCGGAGAAGAGGGAAATCATTTCGAACACGAGTGGATCATGCAGAGCAGACCCTTTGCACAGTGGCTTGGTCTGACCAACTCTGCTCTCAACCCACTGTGTTACTGCTTCGTGGGAAACCTGTACCGGTCAGCCAAGAGGTTCCGGGAGAGCTACAGACAGAAACTGTCGTCAGTGTTCAGTCTGTCGTTACAGCAGTCTACCATGGGCTCCGTGCGtaatttctccctctcccacagccGCCCTCCATCAAACAAGCGCGCCACCGAGAAGCGCGCGTCGAAAGATTGCGACAATCTTGATGACAGGTTGACTAAGAGTCAAAGTTTGTCTACTGTCACAGTTTATGAGACAGTTTTCGATTGA